The Oncorhynchus masou masou isolate Uvic2021 chromosome 14, UVic_Omas_1.1, whole genome shotgun sequence region CCAGGTAGAGTTCCCCGGTACCCAGGATCACATGTTCCCCTGACTCCTCCACCTTGGTGGTGAGGGAGGGGTAGCTCTTATTGACCTTCCGCAGTCCGTCCAACATCTTGGGCAGCTCTGACGGGTTGACTGGCTCCACAGCGATCTTGATGACAGACGCCGTGTTGAACTTGAGCGGCCGGAAGATCTGGGCCTCCTCGTTCCCTCTGGGCTCGGTGATGGTGGCTGTCTTGACGATGGGCTGGTCACAGCCCTCAATGAGAACCCAGTTGCCAGCAGGCACACGGTTCACCTCTATCTGGTACCTGTGGTTTAGAACGTGAAGGGGTTTGAGCCTCAACAACTGGGGTAAATGACAGACAACATCTCATACTGAACACAGAGATCACATATAATGAcatctcagggggagttgggataggCAAAAAAAACAGTCTCCAATTCACATGTgtataatacacacttgtacatgtaaAATAGGACAAATTACTATAATAACACTGAGGACCAGAGACTGGGGAAGAAACACAAAGATGGGTTAGACTAATGAATACATACCTGACAACTTGCTATAATGAACACTCATGCTTGGCCCCAAATGGCGCCCTACTCCCGAAATAGCAtgttacatggaacccaaactgGCTGCGCGCATGCGCCATCgggcatacatttattttgtccccctacaccaaacgcgatcacgacacgcaggttaaaatatcaaaacaatctctgaaccaatgacattaatttggggacaggtcgaaaaggattaaacatgtatggcaattcagctagctagcttgcacatgctagctaatttgtcctatttagctagcttgcggTTGCTAGCTAAtctgtcctgggatataaacatagagttgttattttacctgaaatgcaggtaaaggtcctctactccgacaattaatccacatgtcaaccgaatcgtttcttgTCATCTcacctccttccaggctttttcatcttagAACTTATTTGGCGATGGCATCTAAACTTTTTTAGTACTACCACAACGACCGGCAAAActgttcgtctttcaatcacccaagtgagtataaccaatgaggagatggcacatgggtacctgcttcttataaaccaatgaggaaatGGGAGAGGCACGACTTGCatcgcgatctgcgtcagaaataggaatgacttctattttagcccttggcaacacaGACACTCGACGGCGCGcgcaagcagtgtgggtgcaataattgaataccACGGATTTCTACagttattttgcaacgctcgcgcatGCGACGTTTCCGGTCTGGTCAGCTTgttactttgaccagggcccattaagCTCTGTTCCAAATTAGTACACCATGTacggaatagagtgccatttggaacgcaggcCAAGTGACGTGTCCGCGAGGTGGCACATTAACAATGACTCTCACTACCTGGCGACGTTGATCCAGAGACGTCCCACCGTGCAGACCTGCGAGTCCTCCTCGTCCTCCAGAGTGTAGTTCTCGCCCAGCACCTTGACTGGCTGGCCCGCCTGGATGGTACCGCTCAGCACCCGGCCGAACGCGTGGAACTGCACCCCGTCCTCAGTACTGTACATCTTAGTGGTGTGGCACATCAGAGGACcctggatgggaggagagaagaggggaaagcGAACAAGCAACAAAGAAGGGAtaaagggagaggaaagagggtaAAAGGAAATAGATAAGCTTAGTTAACCTTGTCTAACAGGGCAACTTTTTGTTACATCTCAAGCCTCTCCCTTCATTATTGGCTAGAGGATCTCTGAAGGGCATTTGGAATGTTTGTGATCGATCTATTTCTTCCCTCCCCGGCAATTCCAATCGCCCGCTTGCTTGCTTAATTGCGATTCCAGTTGCAATGAGGCTATTGATTAACACTGAAAACAGATTCCACCTATTAGAAAACAACTACCATCTGTCTCGCTTGAGCCTCTTCTCACCCACAGCCCCTGTGTTTCTCCCCACTCCGTCACACTCACATCAGGGTCGCATTCTGCCATGGCCTCCCCCAGGTCTGAGTCCAGTCCTCCAGTGTAGCTGTGCTCTATCTTGTTCTTGGCGCCCCCCTGTGGTGAGGGGATGTGCTGCACGCACATGTCCACAAAGcctgcaggagggagggaggtcatGCTCGGCTTCACATGAACGTGTTTGTCACATTCACCAGAAACATAACATTGTGTGCAATTATACCACTGATTGTCCCAGGCTCTAGGCAGATACACTGGCTAGCGCGGTAACCACGTACAGCGAGTCATCCTGTACGCAAACGTACAGTAAGAGCCGATAACGAGAACGCGAACAACAGAATTAAGCCTCTCTAAAAGGCAGAAGGTAAACATGGCTCAACAGTAAATGACCTCTGTGAATAAGATTAAACACGAGATACAGTTACTGAGCGGTATATGAGGAGGCAGTGGAGGTTTAGAGGAAAAGGGGGGGCGGCGGATGGCGTGCGTACCGGTGAACTCTCCAAAGAAGCGCTTACAGACCAGCCTGAGGAGAGGTCTGATGTTGAGCTTCAGCTCCTCTTTGACCAGGTGGATGCCCAGCTCATCCAGCACCCGAGGCAGAGACGTGTCACAGTCACCCACCACCTGGGAgcgagaagagggagagagaagagggaaagggTCATTTCTAGATGTGCTAGCACTACTTAAAAGGCTTCTATGGAATGGGGAGGTCACCTGGGTCAAGTCATGCAGTCCAAACAAGAAAATGTGATGGCATCTCCCACGAAAGGCCGCAACGACACTATTCAATTCATGGCGCTCCGATTGATTTCATAAGCTGACGTGTTTCGCTCGGCGTCTTTCTCAAAGCTACCTTTCTGGGACAAAGACCGATCAGGGTCGCAATGCGTCAGCTTTTAAATAAGAGCACCGGgaactgaagaaaaaaaaaacagctgGTCTTTTATGGGAGATGCAATCACCTTTTCTTTTTTGGACTCATGGGAATAGTGTGTTTTTCAGGGAACAGACATGTCTACACCAAAGTACTCATCTGTGCTTTGTAGCGTATAAGATATGTTTTCTAGGAGATGATTGCGTTTGAGGGGTCTTACCTGGGATAGGATCTTGTACAGAGGCTCTAGCACAAACTCCACAAAGCTACGCTGGGAGTTACTGGTGGGGGCTTTCTTAGTGAACTTGCGCCTGAGAAGAGAAGGCAAAACAGGGTTATCGTAGTGCACTACAGACCAGACAAAAAGTCTAAATGACCCTGAATGAAAACCACTTACGTTTTGGGGTTGAAGTAAATGTCTCCCCACAGCCTCTTGGCAAACTCTGTGTAGTTGATGTCACCTGCAACACcagagagagaaggtgtaatTTTTAACAGTTATTCGTAGGGTTAAAATGAGAACCTACCAGGTCTAGTCATGTCAGAAATGTGTTTACAGTTACACATAGCAAGAGGTGTGGGAGAAAGTGAAAGTGTGGAACTCTGTGTGgaactaggggggggggggtctcaccGTAGGTGTCAGAGTAGATCTTGGCGAAGGAGCCCAGGGTGAAGCAAACGCAGTACTGAGAGCTGGCGAAACACACGTTCCCCAAGAGAGGAGACACCACCAGGTTCTCGTCTGTAGAGTAGGTGctgagggaaaggggagagtggAGCCAGTCAATGACACACACTGGAACACTGTACCACAACAGGCTAATCTCAATGCTAGTAGTTTTGTTTTCACATTCATGGTTTCACTCTGCAATGGAATCTTCTTTACAAATGCTCTGTGCTCTGCTTGCTACTCGTCGTACTCTCATCTGAAATCAGTCGATATTTCCTTTCCTCCACACCCCTCAGTGTCAGCCCCATAGCCATGGTTACCAGGCCCTCCCCACGTCAGTACCTGAGCATGGCGTTGACCTCGTCCACTATGTGGCGTAGTTTGTAGTAGGCGTCTGTAGGGGGCAGCTTGAGCTCCACGATGAGGCGGTCCACCTTGTTGATGCAGATGGTGATGGCCAGACGCTCCTGGACTGCGTGCTTGATCAGACGCTCGGTGTTCAACATCACCTAAAGACACACAGGGGAGCAGAGGCCTGGGTTAGGAATGGTACATTTGACTTTTTGGGGCCAGGCCTCAAAGGTGGAAACACAAAAGGCTGCGTCTTGAGGCTAAACAGAAGCAAAGTCTGATAAGAGAAGTGTGACGACACAAGATAGAGAAATGCACTGCGGCGAAtggggatttaaaaaataaaaaataaataagaggACTCACTCCTTCTGCTGCGTCGATGAAAAGCACGATGCCGTCGGAGAGTCGGATGCCTGAGGTCACCTCATCCGAAAAGTTGACGTGGCCTGCAAGGACGATAAAGGGTATGAGGTCCCGCTCTGCCTTTCTAAAGCAGCCGACCTAACATCACACGCCGCGAGGCGGGAAATTATATCAATCAACCGCCCTTGATTACTCTTTTAATCTCCCCTACGTTtcctaggaacacaagcatttctctacacccgcaataacatctgctgaaaatgtgtacgtgaccaataacattggatttgattttgatttgcatACCTGGTGTGTCCATGATGTTGAAGAGGAAGGATTTGCCTCTGGAGTCTGGAAGAACCATTGTGACGGGGGTGCTCTTGATACCAACCCCTCGCTGTGGAGGCACCACATAGGAGTCAACACAATGCACTTACACAGGAGAGGACTTGTCATAGTTCTGAATATAATAACAACTTACCTCCTGCTCAGTGAAGAGGATATCTGTGTAACGGAGCTGAAATACCACGGGAAAATGTAGTGAATTAATGGCTCACTTACAGCATACACAGAGTATTTCAGATTACAACTGGTTAGAGGATTTCTCCAAATTAGGATGAAAGGAGAGCAGAAACTTTGGGGCAGTTTAGTCTAGCTGGAGAGTAAACTCACATCCATGTCGTCTCTCTTCCTGATCTCTGGGTGTGTCTGTTCAATCAGGCAGTCCACGAAACATGTCTGCAGACAAGAAACAAATCCATTAAAATCACAATAACGGGAACAACCTAGCTACTAACATCCATGATCTAGCCAGGTCTGGCTCTAAAGCGGGTCAATTGCTGAGTGTTTGACCTTGCCGTGATGCAGGTGGCCACACAGGGTGACGTTACGGATTAGCTCGGGACTGTCCATTAGGTCAGCCAGGAACCTgcgcagaggaggagaggtggggttaAAGATCGACCTTTTGtgagtatagacagacagacgcagGTCTAGTTTACGACAGTCAAACTGGTGAACGGTCAATGACTTACTCCATGTCATAAACAGTGGAAGGTAGCTCCTGTTCCATCAGAGTGAACTGCTTGTTCCTTACAGGCTTGATGATGGgttctg contains the following coding sequences:
- the LOC135554001 gene encoding 116 kDa U5 small nuclear ribonucleoprotein component; protein product: METDLYDEFGNYIGPELDSDEDDDLEADDRDVDEADEDEEDEPADADEDVPGMEVVLHEDKKYYPTAEEVYGPEVETLVQEEDAQPLTEPIIKPVRNKQFTLMEQELPSTVYDMEFLADLMDSPELIRNVTLCGHLHHGKTCFVDCLIEQTHPEIRKRDDMDLRYTDILFTEQERGVGIKSTPVTMVLPDSRGKSFLFNIMDTPGHVNFSDEVTSGIRLSDGIVLFIDAAEGVMLNTERLIKHAVQERLAITICINKVDRLIVELKLPPTDAYYKLRHIVDEVNAMLSTYSTDENLVVSPLLGNVCFASSQYCVCFTLGSFAKIYSDTYGDINYTEFAKRLWGDIYFNPKTRKFTKKAPTSNSQRSFVEFVLEPLYKILSQVVGDCDTSLPRVLDELGIHLVKEELKLNIRPLLRLVCKRFFGEFTGFVDMCVQHIPSPQGGAKNKIEHSYTGGLDSDLGEAMAECDPDGPLMCHTTKMYSTEDGVQFHAFGRVLSGTIQAGQPVKVLGENYTLEDEEDSQVCTVGRLWINVARYQIEVNRVPAGNWVLIEGCDQPIVKTATITEPRGNEEAQIFRPLKFNTASVIKIAVEPVNPSELPKMLDGLRKVNKSYPSLTTKVEESGEHVILGTGELYLDCVMHDLRKMYSEIDIKVADPVVTFCETVVETSSLKCFAETPNKKNKITMIAEPLEKGLAEDIENEVVQITWNRKKLGEFFQTKYDWDLLAARSIWAFGPDTTGPNILVDDTLPSEVDKALLGSVKDSIVQGFQWGTREGPLCDEPIRNVKFKILDAVIAQEPLHRGGGQVIPTARRVVYSAFLMATPRLMEPYYFVEVQAPADCVSAVYTVLARRRGHVTQDAPIPGSPLYTIKAFIPAIDSFGFETDLRTHTQGQAFSLSVFHHWQIVPGDPLDKSIVIRPLEPQPAPHLAREFMIKTRRRKGLSEDVSISKFFDDPMLLELAKQDVVLNYPM